A section of the Pseudomonas lini genome encodes:
- a CDS encoding OprD family porin: MKLSSTALLALAISSVTATAYAESQSQAFTPVTVNTKSAQAEATGFVEGQSVTGSTRNWYANEQLKRGAKFAYKKDGVSTPTDRRINWVQGTIIKYNSGFTEGTVGFSTEVAAYNAIALDRDRKDLASNNGGAPGTRPGAGNNRTLTEEGGDAVGQWSKLGLANVKARVSNTTLTAGRQNFSSPMVDVIGNRALPSSFQGVAIHSEELNNLAFDLATFDRNSPRTEESQRKFRTEYANGIVETDHVYTGGITYTPFASLTTSLWATQAEDIWNQYYFGASHVLGDSQVLSLTTGLNYYKTQEEGKALIGKIDNDTYSLSFGLTHQAHSLTFSYQEVNGNEYFDYLHETNGIYLANSLLSDFNGPNEKSFQIAYGLNMAEYGVPGLKFNIYQARGWGIDGTHYTGNGGVADKGYDGIQSQDGEHHYEYGIGASYAVQSGPLKATAIRATYTAHRASENQADGSINEFRLVTTIPFNIL, from the coding sequence ATGAAACTGAGCAGCACCGCGTTATTGGCCTTGGCCATCAGCAGCGTGACCGCCACGGCGTACGCTGAATCCCAGAGCCAGGCTTTCACCCCGGTTACGGTCAACACCAAAAGCGCTCAAGCCGAAGCAACCGGCTTTGTCGAAGGCCAATCGGTCACCGGCAGCACGCGTAACTGGTACGCCAACGAGCAACTGAAACGTGGTGCCAAGTTCGCCTATAAGAAGGATGGCGTTTCAACCCCGACTGATCGTCGTATCAACTGGGTCCAGGGCACCATCATCAAGTACAACTCGGGCTTCACTGAAGGTACCGTGGGTTTCAGCACAGAAGTGGCGGCCTACAACGCCATCGCTCTGGATCGTGATCGCAAGGATCTGGCGTCCAACAACGGCGGCGCACCGGGTACCCGTCCTGGCGCGGGCAACAACCGTACCCTGACCGAAGAAGGTGGCGACGCCGTCGGCCAGTGGAGCAAACTGGGCCTGGCCAACGTCAAGGCCCGTGTGTCCAACACCACCCTGACCGCTGGCCGCCAGAACTTCAGCAGCCCGATGGTCGATGTCATCGGTAACCGTGCGCTGCCTTCGAGCTTTCAAGGTGTGGCCATCCACAGCGAAGAGCTGAACAACCTGGCTTTCGACCTGGCCACCTTTGATCGCAACTCTCCGCGTACCGAAGAAAGCCAGCGTAAATTCCGTACCGAATACGCCAACGGCATCGTTGAAACCGATCACGTCTACACGGGCGGCATCACCTACACCCCATTCGCCAGCCTGACCACCAGCCTCTGGGCGACCCAGGCCGAAGACATCTGGAACCAGTACTACTTCGGCGCCAGTCATGTGCTGGGCGACAGCCAGGTCTTGAGCCTGACCACAGGCCTGAACTACTACAAAACCCAGGAAGAAGGTAAAGCGCTGATCGGCAAGATCGACAACGACACCTACTCCCTGTCGTTCGGCCTGACCCACCAGGCTCACAGCCTGACCTTCTCCTATCAGGAAGTGAACGGTAACGAGTACTTCGACTACCTGCACGAAACCAACGGCATCTACCTGGCCAACTCCCTGCTGTCGGACTTCAACGGCCCGAACGAGAAATCCTTCCAGATTGCCTACGGTCTGAACATGGCCGAATACGGCGTGCCTGGCCTGAAATTCAACATCTACCAGGCTCGCGGCTGGGGCATCGACGGCACTCACTACACCGGCAACGGCGGCGTGGCAGACAAGGGTTATGACGGCATCCAGAGCCAGGATGGCGAACACCACTATGAATACGGCATCGGCGCTTCGTACGCCGTGCAGAGCGGCCCACTCAAG